In Candidatus Hamiltonella defensa 5AT (Acyrthosiphon pisum), one genomic interval encodes:
- the tadA gene encoding tRNA adenosine(34) deaminase TadA, translating to MNIKTLPAPDSELDHHYWMRHALSLAEQAQASGEVPIGAVVVVNNQSIGEGWNQSVMCHDPTAHAEIIALRQAGRHQKNYRLVNATLYVTLEPCMMCVGAIMHSRIRGLVYGAPDPKKGGVAFLTRMMNIQVKRIDIKTDVLSQTCSRMLVDFFQQRRREQKAQVLKK from the coding sequence ATGAATATCAAAACCCTTCCTGCACCTGATTCAGAGCTTGATCATCACTATTGGATGCGCCACGCACTTTCACTTGCAGAACAAGCACAAGCCTCAGGAGAAGTGCCTATCGGTGCGGTGGTAGTAGTGAACAATCAATCGATAGGCGAAGGATGGAATCAATCGGTGATGTGTCATGATCCGACGGCTCATGCCGAAATCATAGCACTGAGGCAAGCAGGACGACATCAAAAAAATTATCGTTTGGTCAATGCCACTTTATATGTCACTTTAGAGCCCTGTATGATGTGTGTCGGGGCTATTATGCATAGCCGGATTCGAGGATTGGTTTATGGTGCCCCCGATCCTAAAAAAGGGGGTGTCGCATTTTTAACACGCATGATGAATATTCAAGTCAAACGGATTGATATTAAAACGGATGTATTGTCTCAAACCTGTTCCAGAATGCTGGTGGATTTTTTTCAACAGAGGCGAAGGGAGCAAAAAGCTCAGGTCTTAAAAAAATGA
- a CDS encoding protein-tyrosine phosphatase family protein, with the protein MHRVNHLSTHPSYENTASTQSTGSSLPRELSSVKNINHSKSMHYISRLQNLLDFCSKENDKKRILREREGKFRAALLTKDTPTDTEKKANESVLNFVKGYQVDYNCLKSNMSKEDIKNLVFQKTDDNKVLIIDTKSQKISCGAASVLLELTNTAALNMPNTSISPLQAQPNTLSEVDKLWELLSDFKSKIEQLGEEQPDIFVNKSVNRFVNVNSMSSTNVAPNLSANRVKIGEDEVAILTQYPKDNQIEDQLRMYLKEKIDHVTVLSSNKDIECRGLKKYFSPDCRTEEAVSVTSELTGKNELKDGTTCDHYSLNIRHENNTHAVKLLHVTNWPDHGVISSEDTIMLANEVEKHNKRVIHCTAGVGRTGVLAATVSMMKQQKNHISLQDVIIGLRKQRAANTVQTKDQLKLLAEIAHILNISILH; encoded by the coding sequence ATGCATAGAGTTAATCATCTCTCGACACATCCATCATATGAGAATACAGCATCAACACAATCTACAGGCTCCTCCCTGCCCAGAGAATTATCATCAGTCAAAAATATAAATCATAGTAAATCGATGCACTATATATCTAGATTGCAAAATCTGCTTGATTTTTGTTCTAAAGAAAACGACAAAAAACGGATTCTTAGAGAAAGAGAGGGGAAATTCAGGGCGGCTCTTCTTACAAAGGACACCCCTACTGATACAGAAAAAAAAGCGAATGAAAGCGTTTTGAATTTCGTTAAGGGCTATCAGGTGGATTATAACTGTTTGAAAAGTAACATGAGTAAAGAGGATATAAAAAATCTTGTATTTCAAAAGACAGATGATAATAAAGTTCTCATTATTGATACCAAGTCCCAAAAAATATCCTGTGGGGCGGCTAGTGTTTTATTGGAATTGACTAATACAGCGGCGCTTAACATGCCGAATACTTCTATATCTCCATTGCAGGCCCAACCTAATACATTGTCTGAGGTGGATAAATTATGGGAACTCTTAAGTGATTTTAAGAGCAAAATTGAACAACTAGGAGAAGAGCAACCAGATATTTTTGTAAACAAAAGCGTTAACCGTTTTGTTAATGTGAATAGCATGTCAAGTACAAATGTTGCACCTAATCTAAGTGCTAACAGGGTCAAGATAGGTGAAGATGAGGTCGCTATTCTGACACAATACCCAAAAGATAATCAGATAGAAGACCAGTTAAGAATGTATCTGAAAGAGAAAATTGACCATGTAACAGTACTTAGTTCTAATAAAGATATCGAATGTCGAGGGCTGAAAAAATATTTTTCTCCTGATTGCCGTACCGAAGAAGCAGTTTCTGTTACATCAGAATTGACAGGAAAAAATGAACTTAAGGATGGTACTACATGTGATCATTATTCCCTAAATATCAGGCATGAAAATAACACTCATGCGGTTAAGCTTTTACATGTGACAAATTGGCCCGATCACGGCGTGATTAGCTCTGAGGATACAATAATGTTAGCAAACGAAGTGGAAAAACATAACAAAAGGGTGATTCATTGTACGGCTGGTGTGGGTCGCACTGGGGTTCTGGCAGCTACAGTGTCAATGATGAAGCAACAAAAAAATCACATCAGTCTTCAGGATGTCATCATTGGGCTTCGTAAACAACGTGCTGCCAATACAGTTCAAACCAAAGACCAGCTAAAACTTTTGGCTGAAATAGCCCATATTTTAAATATTTCTATTTTACATTAG